The Leptospira barantonii genome includes a region encoding these proteins:
- a CDS encoding putative peptidyl-prolyl cis-trans isomerase yields the protein MNRSQQTYAKTLFFAGMFVFLFLQKPVQTAESLNRVIATVGTVSISELDLDDAGEKYNRLQKHLKHEDFRKSLRTRIIDFLIDRAIVDVVSEEESIQVNEQRVDSEIEKRMEVMGITNRKQFEKSMEASSGMPFELWVTELPYQIKKGQLLQLKIAVPPPSESEIRTWYNQNKDKVGFEIRYRIISIAPENDSVQEENKLYKEVSEIRKSVVADPSSFALVAGSPRNDPALRSRRGLVEWISSFDLYKYSKVTATIAAPLPNGGVSDVFRDERKRYCILKIEGKRPTPMENLRGGIQNILYRDKEEDTFHKWLKESRAEIPIQIFDDSYRKENKIPLKEETFHLD from the coding sequence ATGAACCGTTCACAACAAACATACGCAAAAACCCTTTTCTTTGCAGGAATGTTTGTGTTCCTATTTCTTCAAAAACCGGTTCAAACCGCCGAATCCTTAAATCGGGTAATCGCCACCGTGGGAACGGTTTCCATTTCGGAACTGGATCTGGACGACGCTGGCGAAAAATACAACCGTCTTCAAAAACATTTAAAACACGAGGATTTCCGTAAATCGCTTAGAACGAGAATCATAGATTTTCTAATCGACCGCGCGATCGTCGACGTGGTTTCCGAAGAAGAATCGATCCAAGTCAACGAACAAAGAGTCGATTCCGAAATCGAAAAAAGAATGGAAGTGATGGGAATCACCAATCGTAAACAATTCGAAAAGTCGATGGAAGCTTCTTCCGGAATGCCTTTCGAACTCTGGGTTACGGAACTTCCGTATCAAATCAAAAAGGGACAACTTCTCCAATTGAAAATCGCGGTTCCTCCTCCGAGCGAAAGCGAGATCAGAACCTGGTACAATCAAAACAAGGACAAGGTAGGATTTGAAATTCGATACCGAATCATTTCGATCGCGCCCGAAAACGATTCGGTCCAAGAAGAAAACAAACTCTATAAAGAAGTTTCCGAAATCAGAAAGTCCGTCGTCGCAGATCCTTCTTCCTTTGCGCTGGTCGCGGGCTCTCCGAGAAACGATCCGGCCTTAAGATCCAGAAGAGGTCTTGTCGAATGGATTTCTTCCTTTGATCTTTACAAATACAGCAAGGTCACCGCTACGATCGCGGCCCCTCTTCCCAACGGCGGAGTTTCCGATGTGTTCCGAGACGAACGTAAGAGATATTGCATACTCAAAATCGAGGGGAAAAGACCGACTCCGATGGAAAACCTACGCGGAGGAATTCAGAACATTCTTTACCGCGACAAGGAAGAAGACACGTTTCACAAATGGTTGAAGGAATCAAGAGCGGAAATTCCGATCCAGATCTTCGACGATTCTTACAGAAAGGAAAATAAAATCCCTCTCAAAGAAGAGACGTTTCACCTGGATTGA
- a CDS encoding spiro-SPASM protein has product MKFPISHSAVFFNPETASLLSSLSSAERENLLLVSLKKLSEVLPDSKVFFNSWPFDSKPNAYDFLNIQILENSSEIAFLKKVSGELPASRTGDPDWDDASFFYFTGLFPCLDSDLSAEIYTRHDRYLSQYSYSENLPSGIVPTILSREFTNAIPDTIQNGAQEYLNKNINHFDVEIFYHAPDLRQYRLDFSLKNKRSLNLVRGFLKSKEEWKYSEIKPWIESHPEVFRTGPSYLELEVYRGCELTCGFCPRQFVSNEKDGTFLSPALLENLLKQQEESFSNEYSVCFGGLGEPLLHPEFTKLVSTALDSSSNLLQELMIETALYTDLNPILNFLNVLDPASKEKITWIVNLTTRNPEKYAKLYGKKELDRVLSNLEKLEKVFPKNRIFLQFLKIQEAEDEVETWVDETEKQGYGVVLQKYNRYAGLMPEKRVTDLTPIQREFCWHLNRDLYVNSDGSVSVCKQTHGKESGNLHNETLIQIWQKGLPSFANSLNGKHETTGAPCLSCDEWYTFNA; this is encoded by the coding sequence ATGAAATTTCCGATTTCCCATTCTGCGGTTTTTTTCAATCCGGAAACGGCTTCTCTTTTGAGTTCCTTGTCTTCTGCGGAAAGGGAGAATCTGCTTCTCGTTTCCTTGAAGAAACTTTCGGAAGTTCTCCCCGATTCGAAAGTTTTTTTCAACTCCTGGCCCTTCGATTCAAAACCGAATGCATATGATTTTTTGAATATTCAGATTTTGGAAAACTCTTCCGAGATCGCCTTTCTAAAAAAAGTTTCAGGCGAACTTCCGGCTTCCAGAACCGGAGATCCGGATTGGGACGACGCTTCGTTTTTTTATTTCACCGGACTTTTTCCTTGTTTGGACTCGGACCTAAGCGCCGAGATCTACACAAGACACGATCGATATCTTTCCCAGTATTCTTACAGCGAAAATCTTCCTTCCGGAATCGTACCTACGATTCTTTCGAGAGAATTTACGAATGCGATCCCCGACACGATTCAAAACGGAGCGCAGGAATATCTGAATAAAAACATCAACCATTTCGACGTTGAGATTTTTTATCACGCGCCCGACCTGCGTCAGTACAGACTCGACTTTTCTTTAAAAAACAAAAGATCCTTAAACTTGGTTCGTGGATTTTTAAAATCCAAGGAAGAATGGAAATATTCCGAAATCAAACCTTGGATCGAATCCCATCCGGAAGTTTTTAGAACCGGGCCTTCGTATCTGGAACTCGAAGTTTATCGAGGATGCGAACTCACCTGCGGCTTTTGTCCGAGACAATTCGTTTCCAACGAAAAGGACGGAACGTTTTTATCCCCGGCTCTTTTGGAAAACCTTCTCAAACAACAGGAGGAATCCTTTTCCAACGAGTACAGCGTTTGTTTCGGCGGACTCGGAGAACCTCTTTTGCATCCGGAGTTTACGAAACTCGTATCGACCGCTCTCGATTCTTCCTCGAATCTTCTTCAGGAATTGATGATAGAAACCGCGTTGTATACGGATCTGAATCCTATTTTAAATTTTTTGAATGTGTTAGACCCGGCTTCCAAGGAAAAGATCACTTGGATCGTAAACCTCACGACCCGCAACCCTGAAAAATACGCGAAACTATACGGCAAAAAAGAATTGGATCGGGTTCTTTCCAATTTGGAAAAGTTGGAAAAAGTTTTTCCTAAGAATCGGATCTTCCTTCAGTTCTTAAAAATTCAAGAAGCCGAAGACGAGGTCGAAACCTGGGTAGACGAAACCGAAAAACAAGGTTACGGAGTTGTCCTTCAAAAATACAATCGTTACGCCGGTTTGATGCCGGAGAAAAGAGTGACCGATCTAACTCCGATCCAAAGAGAATTCTGTTGGCATCTCAATCGGGATCTTTACGTGAATTCGGACGGAAGCGTCTCCGTATGTAAACAAACCCACGGAAAAGAATCCGGAAACCTACATAACGAAACCTTAATACAGATTTGGCAAAAGGGACTTCCCTCCTTTGCGAATTCCTTAAACGGAAAACACGAAACGACGGGCGCTCCCTGTTTGAGTTGCGATGAGTGGTACACATTCAACGCGTAA
- a CDS encoding cytidylyltransferase domain-containing protein: MSGTHSTRKIYAFVQARTGSTRLPGKVLKEFPPDSGKTLIDRIQERIRTVLPEQQIVYLIPEEDEELRSFLEKRKYHWFAGNLLDVRKRYLDASEFYKAESILRLTGDNPFYDTLHLDQLLQTFIFSKSDLAYVTGLPLGMGGEIFTREALQWAPNVLEERHKEHVSLHIKENPDRFGILKISSLLTEKEKEILPKLRLTVDEPKDFETTSAIFQSLNKTNPFFGAKECIELYEKDPNIFSGNQDVEQIRFQTPQSGTEKKSRIGFMVGNPKEFGSGHFERSRILFALLSSSSKETIWFRDFPNDGEIDLLIVDSRDIPVPEYSKTKVLLLDHFGPERKKYGHYDLLPHPENRNEFSLDQILIAPALGNVERKTDPYILCYAGNIGFDFTKELDSFLSSLIAREEQEDRDRKARERLGPTHIIRVGGVPTNENSIRFVPRVSRFEFQNLLACSSGFVGYFGQSLFEAVFLNKKVCTFSIGPVHSSLSSLCENEYGIPFAGELGSNDFGKISSHDEDDLRKSSGLRSASSVVGGNGYSLLLRKIEEFLHFP; this comes from the coding sequence ATGAGTGGTACACATTCAACGCGTAAGATTTACGCGTTTGTCCAAGCTCGAACCGGATCGACCCGACTTCCGGGTAAGGTCTTAAAGGAATTCCCGCCCGATTCCGGCAAAACCCTCATCGATAGAATTCAGGAAAGAATTCGAACCGTCCTACCCGAACAACAAATCGTTTATCTTATACCGGAAGAAGACGAAGAACTGCGTTCCTTTTTGGAAAAAAGAAAGTATCATTGGTTTGCCGGAAATCTTTTGGACGTACGAAAGAGATATTTGGACGCCTCCGAATTTTACAAAGCGGAATCGATCCTGCGTCTTACCGGGGACAATCCGTTTTACGACACTCTTCATTTGGATCAACTTTTACAGACGTTTATCTTTTCGAAATCGGATCTTGCCTACGTAACCGGACTTCCCTTGGGAATGGGCGGGGAAATTTTTACCCGCGAAGCTTTACAATGGGCGCCTAACGTTCTTGAGGAAAGACATAAAGAACACGTAAGTCTTCATATCAAGGAGAATCCGGATCGATTCGGAATTCTTAAAATATCCTCCTTACTTACCGAAAAAGAAAAGGAGATTCTTCCCAAGCTCCGTTTGACCGTGGACGAACCGAAAGATTTCGAGACCACATCCGCAATCTTCCAATCTCTGAACAAAACGAATCCGTTTTTCGGCGCGAAGGAATGTATCGAACTCTACGAAAAAGATCCGAACATTTTTTCGGGAAATCAAGACGTGGAACAGATCCGTTTTCAAACTCCGCAATCCGGTACGGAAAAAAAATCCAGGATCGGTTTTATGGTCGGAAATCCGAAAGAATTCGGAAGCGGTCATTTCGAACGATCCAGAATTCTATTCGCACTTTTGTCGTCGTCTTCGAAAGAAACGATCTGGTTCCGCGATTTTCCAAACGACGGAGAAATCGACCTATTGATCGTCGATTCCAGGGACATTCCGGTTCCCGAATATTCAAAAACCAAGGTTCTCCTTTTGGATCATTTCGGACCGGAAAGAAAAAAATACGGACACTACGATCTGCTTCCTCATCCGGAAAACCGGAACGAATTTTCTTTGGACCAAATTTTGATCGCACCGGCTCTTGGAAACGTGGAACGAAAGACCGATCCGTATATTCTATGTTATGCGGGAAATATCGGCTTCGACTTCACGAAAGAATTGGATTCTTTTCTTTCGAGTTTGATCGCGCGCGAGGAGCAAGAGGACCGTGACCGCAAAGCCCGGGAACGTCTTGGACCGACGCATATCATTCGAGTGGGCGGAGTTCCGACCAACGAGAATTCGATCCGATTTGTTCCTCGTGTTTCCCGCTTCGAGTTCCAAAATCTTTTGGCTTGCTCGTCGGGCTTTGTAGGTTACTTCGGTCAATCCCTCTTCGAGGCCGTCTTCTTGAACAAAAAGGTCTGCACGTTTTCAATCGGGCCGGTTCATTCTTCCCTTTCTTCTCTCTGCGAAAATGAATATGGAATCCCATTTGCCGGAGAATTGGGTTCAAACGATTTCGGAAAAATTTCGAGCCATGATGAGGACGACTTACGTAAATCGTCGGGCTTGCGGTCCGCTTCGTCGGTCGTTGGCGGAAACGGATATTCTCTTTTGCTCCGGAAAATAGAGGAGTTCCTACATTTTCCCTAA